The Halogranum gelatinilyticum genome contains a region encoding:
- the mfnA gene encoding tyrosine decarboxylase MfnA — protein sequence MQRVAPEPQDFDRVLSSMCTEPHPAAREAAVRFLATNPGDPGTYQEIAALEERAVEGLGDIAGLSEPEGYVASGGTEANIQAVRAARNLARDAGGVPTKTDAPTVVAPESVHFSFQKAADVLDVELRTVPVDDDYRADLGAVEAAVDDDTVLVVGVAGTTEYGRVDPIPELAAIAHDHGALLHVDAAWGGFCLPFTDHAWNFAHAAVDTMTIDPHKMGQAVVPAGGLLARDRSTLDALAVDTPYLESTSQATLTGTRSGAGVASAAAALDELWPDGYREQFETSMADAEWLADALEDRGFDVVDPELPLVAARLPDDLFSNLRDAGWRVSRTASGELRVVCMPHVTRETLQAFVADVDALRA from the coding sequence GGATTTCGACCGCGTCCTCTCCTCGATGTGTACGGAGCCACACCCCGCCGCGAGGGAGGCCGCCGTCCGGTTTCTCGCGACGAACCCCGGCGACCCCGGCACCTACCAGGAGATCGCCGCCTTGGAAGAACGCGCAGTCGAGGGACTGGGCGACATCGCCGGGCTGAGCGAGCCGGAAGGCTACGTCGCCAGCGGTGGAACCGAGGCGAACATCCAGGCCGTCCGGGCCGCACGCAACCTCGCTCGCGACGCGGGTGGGGTTCCGACGAAGACCGATGCTCCGACGGTTGTCGCCCCCGAGAGCGTCCACTTCAGCTTCCAGAAGGCCGCCGACGTGCTCGACGTCGAGCTGCGGACGGTTCCCGTCGACGACGACTACCGCGCGGACCTCGGCGCGGTCGAGGCCGCCGTCGACGACGACACGGTGCTCGTCGTCGGCGTCGCGGGGACGACCGAATACGGCCGGGTCGACCCGATTCCCGAACTCGCCGCCATCGCCCACGACCACGGCGCGCTCCTCCACGTCGACGCCGCGTGGGGCGGCTTCTGTCTCCCCTTCACCGACCACGCGTGGAACTTCGCGCACGCCGCCGTCGACACGATGACCATCGACCCCCACAAGATGGGCCAGGCCGTCGTGCCCGCCGGTGGCCTGCTCGCCCGTGACCGCTCGACGCTGGACGCGCTCGCCGTCGACACGCCCTACCTCGAATCGACGTCGCAGGCGACGCTGACAGGGACAAGAAGCGGCGCAGGCGTCGCCAGCGCGGCCGCGGCCCTCGACGAACTGTGGCCCGACGGCTACCGCGAGCAGTTCGAGACGTCGATGGCCGACGCCGAGTGGCTGGCCGACGCGCTGGAAGACCGCGGCTTCGACGTCGTCGACCCCGAACTGCCGCTCGTCGCTGCCCGCCTGCCCGACGACCTGTTTTCGAACCTCCGCGACGCCGGATGGCGCGTCTCTCGGACCGCCTCGGGCGAACTCCGCGTGGTCTGTATGCCGCACGTCACCCGCGAGACGCTCCAAGCGTTCGTCGCCGACGTCGACGCGCTACGGGCCTGA
- a CDS encoding YqaA family protein, translating to MTLGLALPDLVLAAGAVEFSWLERLVETATGWVGLVIIWVYSFLIAFALPGVSEVVLIAPLDLGLGDTATTALIILVSAFGKAAGSVFAFHIGQEAKDSGWLTKKLRQSRFDILEWSERQTVKIAQKWGYVGLAAALCVPGFPDTLSIYAFSVLEEDYVKFAIATFVGSAGRLVLWLAGGRAILAFF from the coding sequence GTGACACTCGGCCTCGCCCTCCCGGATCTCGTACTTGCCGCCGGAGCCGTCGAGTTCAGCTGGCTCGAACGGCTCGTCGAGACCGCGACCGGCTGGGTCGGCCTCGTCATCATCTGGGTCTACTCGTTTCTCATCGCCTTCGCGCTGCCCGGCGTGAGCGAGGTCGTCCTCATCGCGCCGCTGGACCTCGGTCTCGGCGACACGGCGACGACGGCACTCATCATCCTCGTCAGTGCCTTCGGGAAGGCCGCCGGGAGCGTCTTCGCCTTCCACATCGGTCAGGAGGCGAAAGACTCCGGCTGGCTCACGAAGAAACTCCGGCAGTCGCGCTTCGACATCCTGGAGTGGTCCGAACGCCAGACCGTCAAAATCGCCCAGAAGTGGGGCTACGTCGGGCTGGCCGCGGCACTCTGTGTCCCCGGCTTCCCCGACACGCTCTCCATCTACGCCTTCTCCGTCCTCGAGGAGGACTACGTCAAGTTCGCTATCGCGACGTTCGTCGGCAGCGCGGGACGGCTCGTGCTCTGGCTCGCCGGTGGCCGCGCCATCCTCGCGTTCTTCTGA
- a CDS encoding LiaF transmembrane domain-containing protein, which yields MAYRRLSNQSLVGVLIVLVGVVLLVDTTGLYDTGFLLTYVPSLFVLVGLYALVSSDFRNVGGPLVLVTVASAWQLVALDVVTVGRILRFWPLLIVLVGLSIALGRVRPSVAEVDDDRFDLVAAFGGLDRRATSKTFTGGNVTVAFGGGELDLRDTLVPAPPARVNVVALFGGVDVVVPRDWNVRLDVLPVFGAAEDDRPRREAEHDGVDLVVTGFCAFGGVTVTN from the coding sequence ATGGCCTACAGACGCCTCTCGAACCAGTCTCTCGTCGGGGTACTGATCGTCCTCGTCGGTGTCGTCCTCCTCGTCGACACCACCGGACTGTACGACACCGGGTTCCTGCTCACCTACGTGCCGTCGTTGTTCGTCCTCGTCGGTCTCTACGCCCTCGTGAGCAGCGACTTCCGCAACGTCGGCGGGCCGCTCGTACTCGTGACGGTCGCGAGCGCGTGGCAGCTGGTCGCGCTCGACGTCGTCACCGTCGGCCGGATACTGCGGTTCTGGCCGCTGCTCATCGTCCTCGTCGGTCTCTCCATCGCGCTCGGCCGCGTCAGACCGTCGGTCGCCGAGGTCGACGACGACCGCTTCGACCTCGTCGCCGCCTTCGGCGGACTCGACCGCCGGGCCACGTCGAAGACATTCACCGGCGGTAACGTGACCGTCGCGTTCGGTGGCGGCGAACTCGACCTCCGGGACACCCTCGTCCCCGCCCCGCCGGCCCGCGTGAACGTCGTCGCGTTGTTCGGTGGCGTCGACGTCGTCGTCCCCCGCGACTGGAACGTCCGACTCGACGTGCTCCCGGTCTTCGGAGCGGCCGAAGACGACCGCCCGCGCCGCGAGGCCGAACACGACGGGGTCGACCTCGTCGTCACCGGCTTCTGTGCCTTCGGTGGGGTGACTGTCACGAACTGA
- the metG gene encoding methionine--tRNA ligase — MSHEDFPTENPAVVTCGLPYANGDLHVGHLRTYVGGDVFARSLRKLGQETAFVSGSDMHGTPVAVNAAKEGVTPEEFALEWHEKYEATFPKFNVEFDNYGHTHDETNTELTQDIVRALDENGHVYEDEVMVGYDPEADQWLPDRYVEGTCPYCGAHARGDECDEGCQRHLEPGEIEDPVSTLTGNAAEYRERTHKFFRVSEFQDYLQEFIDRLEGTSNAKNQPREWIEGELQDWCITRDMDWGIDYPDDETAEDLVLYVWVDAPIEYISSTKQYTERVGSDVYDWEQTWKEGGEIVHIIGRDIIQHHTVFWPAMLKGAGYTEPRAVMASGFVTLGGKGFSTSRNRAVWADEYLAEGFHPDLLRYYIATNGGFQQDVDFSWEKFRDRVNSELVGTVGNFLYRSLLFAYRNYEGTPDAPLSDEVRERIEQAQSEFGEAVNDYNIREAGNAAVRLAQFGNEYIQRNEPWKLTDEDPEQAAQVIRDCVQIAKAIAVLFEPVAPEKCQRLWRGLNEDGQVADVGIDAALEEPSASFDEPTELFEKIEDERVEELNEKLEQRVAEATADDADDESGADDDSTDTDTDTDDTMTELEPLADDRISFDDFQALDLRVGEILAAEGIEGADKLAKLTVDIGVEERQIVAGIKQLHDLDDLTGKRVIIVANLEKAELFGVESNGMLLAAGDQADILTTHGDAEPGTKVQ; from the coding sequence ATGAGTCACGAGGACTTCCCCACCGAGAACCCGGCGGTGGTCACCTGTGGGTTGCCCTACGCCAACGGCGACCTGCACGTCGGCCATCTCCGAACCTACGTCGGCGGCGACGTGTTCGCTCGCTCCCTGCGAAAGCTGGGGCAAGAGACCGCGTTCGTCTCCGGCTCCGATATGCACGGCACGCCCGTCGCGGTCAACGCCGCGAAGGAGGGCGTCACGCCCGAGGAGTTCGCCCTGGAGTGGCACGAGAAGTACGAGGCGACGTTCCCCAAGTTCAACGTCGAGTTCGACAACTACGGCCACACCCACGACGAGACCAACACCGAGCTGACCCAGGACATCGTCCGCGCGCTGGACGAGAACGGCCACGTCTACGAGGACGAGGTCATGGTCGGCTACGACCCCGAAGCGGACCAGTGGCTCCCCGACCGCTACGTCGAGGGCACCTGCCCGTACTGCGGCGCGCACGCCCGCGGCGACGAGTGTGACGAGGGCTGTCAGCGCCACCTCGAGCCCGGCGAAATCGAAGACCCGGTGTCGACGCTGACCGGCAACGCCGCCGAGTACCGCGAGCGGACGCACAAGTTCTTCCGCGTCTCCGAGTTCCAGGACTACCTCCAGGAGTTCATCGACAGGTTGGAGGGAACCTCGAACGCGAAGAACCAGCCGCGGGAGTGGATCGAGGGCGAACTGCAGGACTGGTGTATCACCCGCGACATGGACTGGGGTATCGACTACCCCGACGACGAGACTGCCGAGGACCTCGTACTCTACGTCTGGGTCGACGCGCCCATCGAGTACATCTCCTCGACGAAGCAGTACACCGAGCGCGTCGGCAGCGACGTCTACGACTGGGAGCAGACCTGGAAGGAGGGTGGCGAGATCGTCCACATCATCGGCCGGGACATCATCCAGCACCACACGGTCTTCTGGCCGGCGATGCTGAAGGGTGCGGGCTACACCGAACCGCGGGCCGTCATGGCCAGCGGCTTCGTCACGCTCGGCGGCAAGGGCTTCTCGACGAGTCGGAACCGCGCTGTCTGGGCCGACGAGTATCTCGCCGAGGGCTTCCACCCCGACCTCCTGCGCTACTACATCGCCACCAACGGCGGCTTCCAGCAGGACGTCGACTTCTCGTGGGAGAAGTTCCGCGACCGCGTGAACTCGGAACTCGTCGGCACCGTCGGCAACTTCCTCTACCGGTCGCTGCTCTTCGCGTACCGGAACTACGAGGGGACGCCCGACGCCCCCCTGTCGGACGAGGTCCGCGAGCGTATCGAACAGGCCCAGTCGGAGTTCGGCGAGGCCGTCAACGACTACAACATCCGCGAGGCGGGCAACGCAGCCGTTCGACTGGCGCAGTTCGGTAACGAGTACATCCAGCGCAACGAGCCGTGGAAGCTTACGGACGAGGACCCGGAGCAGGCCGCGCAGGTCATCCGCGACTGCGTCCAGATCGCGAAGGCCATCGCGGTCCTGTTCGAGCCGGTCGCGCCCGAGAAGTGCCAGCGGCTCTGGCGCGGTCTCAACGAGGACGGCCAGGTGGCCGACGTCGGCATCGACGCCGCCCTCGAAGAGCCGTCGGCCTCGTTCGACGAGCCGACGGAGCTGTTCGAGAAGATCGAAGACGAGCGCGTCGAAGAACTCAACGAGAAACTCGAACAGCGCGTCGCCGAGGCGACCGCTGACGACGCAGACGACGAATCGGGCGCAGACGACGACTCTACAGACACCGACACCGACACCGACGACACCATGACCGAACTCGAACCCCTCGCAGACGACCGTATCAGCTTCGACGACTTCCAGGCACTCGACCTCCGCGTCGGCGAGATTCTCGCCGCCGAAGGTATCGAGGGCGCGGACAAGCTCGCGAAGCTCACCGTCGACATCGGCGTCGAAGAACGGCAGATCGTCGCGGGCATCAAACAGCTCCACGACCTCGACGACCTGACCGGAAAGCGTGTCATCATCGTCGCCAACCTGGAGAAGGCCGAGCTGTTCGGCGTCGAGTCCAACGGGATGCTGCTCGCCGCGGGCGACCAGGCGGACATCCTGACGACCCACGGCGACGCCGAGCCGGGCACGAAGGTCCAGTAA
- a CDS encoding cytochrome b family protein, producing MTADEQRPPASDREVNEPVDGGPSSETVADGGLPVGPVPPDDETPTWYDRKARSTGLARLTYEYFERARYEDQTLRQQSDYVERDVLGFPTWPHETVRNASIACFFVGMIFFLSATMPPHIGEPANPSQTPSIILPDWYLYWSFGLLKLEALNPELAILGGEKLMADRTYGVLANVVVVSVIAIVPFLNKGSARRPVEQPFWAAVGVFGVVFAFTISLLAIKNLMPMNVDLLFDLTFLLPVVAGILTYAVLKTMREGYMYDLNRRYYRLRPPK from the coding sequence ATGACAGCGGACGAGCAGCGGCCACCCGCGTCAGACCGGGAGGTGAACGAACCAGTGGACGGCGGCCCGTCATCCGAGACGGTTGCCGACGGCGGCCTGCCGGTCGGACCGGTCCCGCCGGACGACGAGACGCCCACGTGGTACGACCGCAAAGCGCGGTCGACGGGACTCGCACGGCTCACCTACGAGTATTTCGAGCGTGCCCGCTACGAGGACCAGACGCTTCGGCAACAGTCGGACTACGTCGAGCGCGACGTGCTCGGCTTCCCCACCTGGCCCCACGAGACGGTCCGAAACGCCTCTATCGCGTGTTTCTTCGTCGGGATGATCTTCTTCCTCTCGGCGACGATGCCGCCACACATCGGCGAACCGGCGAACCCGAGTCAGACGCCGTCCATCATCCTGCCCGACTGGTATCTCTACTGGTCGTTCGGCCTGCTGAAGCTCGAGGCACTCAACCCCGAGTTGGCCATCCTCGGTGGCGAGAAGTTGATGGCCGACCGCACCTACGGCGTGCTCGCGAACGTCGTCGTCGTGAGTGTCATCGCCATCGTGCCGTTCCTCAACAAGGGGTCGGCACGGCGGCCGGTCGAGCAGCCGTTCTGGGCCGCTGTCGGCGTCTTCGGCGTCGTCTTCGCGTTCACCATCAGCCTGCTCGCGATCAAGAACCTGATGCCGATGAACGTCGACCTGCTGTTCGACCTGACGTTCCTGCTTCCGGTCGTCGCGGGCATCCTGACCTACGCGGTGCTCAAGACGATGCGGGAGGGGTATATGTACGACCTCAACCGGCGGTACTACCGGCTCAGACCGCCGAAATAG
- the pyk gene encoding pyruvate kinase encodes MRNAKIVCTLGPASDDRTTIRDLVDAGMSVARLNASHGSPEHRAEVIDRIRAVDEATKTPVAAMVDLQGPEVRTAPLDDPISIETGSEVRFVEGDEATPEEVGLSYSIAAAEAGDTILLDDGRIEATVIDVADGVVTAHIDSGGKLGGRKGVNLPGVNLDIDLITEGDRKELEVAAEKNADFVAASFVRSADDIYAISNALEELGADIPIVAKIERAGAVDNLEEIVEASYGVMVARGDLGVECPLEDVPMIQKRIIRTCIDAGVPVITATEMLDSMIHSRRPTRAEASDVANAVLDGTDAVMLSGETAIGDNPVRVVETMDRIVRQVESSNEYKESQEQRVPTAGEDSRTEALARSARYLARDIDAAAVVAASESGYTARKTAKFRPGVPVVATTPNDRVRRQLALSWGVNAEYTEYSEGVDSIIENGVSAALDSGAAESGDTVVVLSGMMTELEGTNTTNMLKVHIAAESVATGRKIVAGRVSGPIYRATDGDLSDVPKGALLAIPATFEGEFTGDVTKLAGIIDARAGMTGYPALVARELDIPMISGAPLPDTLADGEVVTLYAERGVVYEGDIIKHQTQR; translated from the coding sequence ATGAGAAATGCGAAAATCGTCTGTACGCTCGGCCCGGCCTCAGACGACCGGACGACGATTCGCGACCTCGTGGACGCGGGAATGTCCGTGGCGCGACTGAACGCCAGCCACGGAAGTCCCGAACACCGCGCGGAGGTCATCGACCGCATCCGCGCCGTCGACGAGGCCACGAAGACGCCCGTCGCTGCCATGGTCGACCTGCAAGGTCCCGAAGTGCGCACCGCCCCGCTCGACGACCCCATCTCCATCGAAACCGGCTCCGAGGTCCGCTTCGTCGAGGGCGACGAGGCGACTCCCGAGGAGGTCGGCCTGTCCTACTCCATCGCCGCCGCCGAGGCGGGCGACACCATCCTGCTTGACGACGGCCGCATCGAGGCGACCGTCATCGACGTCGCCGACGGCGTCGTCACCGCCCACATCGACTCGGGCGGCAAACTCGGCGGCCGCAAGGGGGTCAACCTCCCCGGCGTCAACCTGGACATCGACCTCATCACCGAGGGCGACCGCAAGGAGTTGGAGGTCGCCGCCGAGAAGAACGCCGACTTCGTCGCGGCCAGCTTCGTCCGCTCTGCCGACGACATCTACGCCATCAGCAACGCGCTGGAGGAACTCGGCGCGGACATCCCCATCGTCGCGAAGATCGAACGCGCCGGTGCCGTCGACAACCTCGAAGAGATCGTCGAAGCGTCCTACGGTGTGATGGTCGCCCGCGGCGACCTCGGCGTGGAGTGTCCGCTCGAGGACGTCCCGATGATCCAGAAGCGTATCATCCGGACCTGCATCGACGCGGGCGTCCCCGTCATCACGGCGACGGAGATGCTCGACTCGATGATTCACTCCCGGCGGCCCACCCGCGCGGAAGCCTCCGACGTCGCCAACGCCGTCCTCGACGGCACCGACGCCGTGATGCTCTCCGGGGAGACCGCCATCGGCGACAATCCGGTCCGCGTCGTCGAGACGATGGACCGCATCGTCCGACAGGTCGAATCCAGCAACGAGTACAAAGAGAGTCAGGAACAGCGCGTCCCGACCGCGGGAGAGGACTCCCGAACCGAGGCGTTGGCCCGCTCGGCGCGCTATCTCGCCCGCGACATCGACGCCGCTGCCGTCGTCGCGGCCTCCGAGTCCGGCTACACCGCCCGCAAGACCGCGAAGTTCCGGCCGGGCGTCCCGGTCGTGGCGACGACACCGAACGACCGCGTCCGCCGACAGCTCGCCCTGTCGTGGGGCGTCAACGCCGAGTACACCGAGTACAGCGAGGGCGTCGACTCCATCATCGAGAACGGTGTCTCCGCCGCGCTCGACTCGGGTGCCGCCGAGAGCGGCGACACGGTCGTCGTCCTCTCGGGGATGATGACCGAGTTAGAGGGGACGAACACGACGAACATGCTCAAGGTCCACATCGCCGCCGAGTCGGTGGCGACGGGCCGCAAGATCGTCGCGGGCCGCGTCTCCGGGCCGATCTACCGCGCGACGGACGGCGACCTCAGCGACGTGCCGAAGGGTGCGCTACTCGCCATCCCGGCGACGTTCGAGGGCGAGTTCACCGGCGACGTGACGAAACTCGCCGGTATCATCGACGCCCGTGCCGGGATGACGGGCTACCCGGCGCTCGTCGCCCGCGAACTCGACATCCCGATGATCTCGGGCGCGCCGCTGCCGGACACGCTGGCCGACGGCGAGGTCGTGACGCTCTACGCCGAGCGGGGTGTCGTCTACGAGGGCGACATCATCAAACACCAGACCCAGCGGTAG
- a CDS encoding DUF7312 domain-containing protein: MADSPRDSPVDDASVGDDSDDQSDEWRFSVDDVGEDAADVTPDEPRELPPIEPGSPSLENALFVLLGVVGTLLVFLSV, from the coding sequence ATGGCCGACTCACCCCGCGATTCGCCCGTCGACGACGCCAGCGTCGGCGACGACAGCGACGACCAGTCCGACGAGTGGCGGTTCAGCGTCGACGACGTCGGCGAGGACGCCGCCGACGTCACCCCCGACGAGCCGCGTGAACTCCCGCCCATCGAACCGGGCAGCCCCTCGCTGGAGAACGCGCTGTTCGTCCTCCTCGGCGTCGTCGGGACGTTGCTCGTGTTCCTCTCGGTGTGA
- a CDS encoding NfeD family protein, translating to MGFPLVALQFDFLFDPALLPLILVVAGIGLSLAEALAPGAHFIVLGVALLAAGLVGLLLGPFFAGPIVLALLVFLFGALALYGYRELDIYGGKGMQQTSDSDSLKGKTGRVTTRVTETEGEIKLDSGGFNPYYAARTLHGEIPEGAEVMVIDPGGGNVVTVERLDGIEEDEIDRELRRGRERREREARNGSEVEEADREEETERA from the coding sequence ATGGGATTCCCGCTCGTAGCACTGCAGTTCGACTTCCTCTTCGACCCGGCGCTCCTCCCCCTGATACTCGTGGTTGCGGGCATCGGCCTGTCGCTGGCGGAGGCGCTCGCACCGGGGGCGCACTTCATCGTCCTCGGGGTGGCTCTGCTCGCGGCGGGACTCGTTGGCCTCCTCCTCGGGCCGTTCTTCGCCGGCCCCATCGTCCTCGCGCTCCTCGTCTTCCTGTTCGGCGCGCTCGCGCTCTACGGCTACCGCGAACTCGACATCTACGGCGGGAAAGGGATGCAGCAGACCTCCGACTCCGACTCACTGAAGGGCAAGACCGGCCGGGTGACGACGCGCGTCACCGAGACCGAGGGTGAGATCAAACTCGACAGTGGCGGCTTCAACCCCTACTACGCCGCCCGGACGCTCCACGGCGAGATTCCCGAAGGGGCGGAAGTGATGGTCATCGACCCCGGCGGCGGCAACGTCGTCACCGTCGAGCGACTCGACGGCATCGAGGAGGACGAGATCGACCGCGAACTCCGGCGTGGCCGCGAACGTCGCGAGCGTGAGGCACGGAACGGAAGCGAGGTCGAGGAAGCTGACCGCGAAGAGGAGACAGAACGGGCCTGA
- a CDS encoding SPFH domain-containing protein, with amino-acid sequence MDPVLLQTGLLGGAAVLFVGLLLLLLAIVVVYSMVEIVNAYEKRALTVFGEYRKLLEPGINFVPPFVSRTYAFDMRTQTLDVPRQEAITKDNSPVTADAVVYIKVMDAKKAFLEVEDYKTAVSNLAQTTLRAVLGDMELDDTLNKRQEINARIRRELDEPTDEWGIRVESVEVREVNPSADVQQAMEQQTSAERRRRAMILEAQGERRSAVEQAEGEKQSNIIRAQGKKQSQILEAQGDAISTVLRAKSAESMGERAIIDKGMETLEKIGQGESTTFILPQELTSLVGRYGKQLTGSDVQENEGLSSMDFDEETRELIGLDDIEEILGQIDSAAEMDVQQLEQEAEAIKAGEGVDLKSADEIIEEANKQDTIKSADEVVDEADSAADGDDTDATDDEVELEK; translated from the coding sequence ATGGACCCCGTATTGCTCCAGACGGGCTTGCTCGGAGGTGCCGCCGTCCTGTTCGTCGGCCTCCTCCTGTTGCTGCTCGCCATCGTCGTGGTTTACTCCATGGTGGAGATCGTCAACGCGTACGAGAAGCGCGCACTGACGGTCTTCGGCGAGTACCGCAAGCTCCTCGAACCCGGTATCAACTTCGTCCCGCCGTTCGTCTCTCGAACATACGCGTTCGATATGCGGACGCAGACGCTGGACGTGCCTCGCCAGGAGGCCATCACGAAAGACAACTCGCCGGTCACCGCCGACGCCGTCGTCTACATCAAGGTGATGGACGCGAAGAAGGCCTTCCTCGAAGTCGAGGACTACAAGACCGCCGTCTCCAACCTCGCCCAGACGACGCTTCGGGCAGTTCTCGGCGACATGGAACTCGACGACACGCTGAACAAGCGCCAGGAGATCAACGCCCGCATCCGTCGGGAACTCGACGAACCCACCGACGAGTGGGGGATTCGCGTCGAGTCCGTCGAGGTCCGTGAGGTCAACCCGAGTGCCGACGTCCAGCAGGCGATGGAACAGCAGACCTCCGCCGAGCGTCGCCGCCGGGCGATGATCCTCGAAGCGCAGGGTGAACGGCGCTCTGCGGTCGAGCAGGCAGAGGGTGAGAAGCAGTCGAACATCATCCGCGCCCAGGGGAAGAAGCAGTCGCAGATCCTCGAAGCACAGGGTGACGCCATCTCGACGGTCCTCCGCGCCAAATCCGCCGAGTCGATGGGCGAGCGCGCCATCATCGACAAGGGGATGGAGACCCTGGAGAAGATCGGTCAGGGCGAGTCGACGACGTTCATCCTCCCGCAGGAACTCACCTCGCTCGTCGGCCGCTACGGCAAGCAGCTGACCGGCAGCGACGTCCAGGAGAACGAAGGGCTGAGTTCGATGGACTTCGACGAGGAGACCCGCGAACTCATCGGGCTGGACGACATCGAAGAGATCCTGGGCCAGATCGACAGCGCGGCCGAGATGGACGTCCAGCAGCTCGAACAGGAGGCCGAGGCCATCAAGGCCGGTGAAGGCGTCGACCTGAAGTCGGCCGACGAGATCATCGAAGAGGCCAACAAGCAGGACACGATCAAGAGTGCAGACGAAGTCGTCGACGAGGCCGACTCGGCGGCGGACGGTGACGATACCGACGCCACCGACGACGAAGTCGAACTCGAGAAGTAA
- a CDS encoding winged helix-turn-helix transcriptional regulator: MSDRVDEEKRATLRRFAALGAATPFVGSLRGDEHESTSDARDAIVGYLAATPGAHFSKVRDDLKLGTGETQHHLKRLLSDGVVESRRDGDYRRFFPAGRFGEFEQTALGYLRRRTPRGMLIELLRNPDATGSDLAAALDVSRATVSNYAKDLDAAGLLSREDGYRVESPETVITLLLRYADSFGEDAATFASDADRFIRFDP; this comes from the coding sequence ATGTCAGACAGGGTCGACGAGGAGAAGCGGGCGACGCTCCGACGGTTCGCAGCCCTCGGTGCGGCGACGCCGTTCGTCGGCAGCCTTCGCGGTGACGAGCATGAGTCCACGAGCGACGCCCGCGACGCCATCGTCGGCTATCTCGCGGCGACGCCGGGCGCGCACTTCTCGAAGGTCCGCGACGACCTCAAGCTCGGGACGGGCGAGACCCAACACCATCTGAAGCGGCTACTCTCGGACGGCGTCGTCGAGTCACGTCGCGACGGCGACTACCGACGGTTCTTCCCCGCCGGTCGCTTCGGCGAGTTCGAACAGACCGCGCTCGGCTATCTCCGCCGCCGGACGCCGCGCGGGATGCTCATCGAACTGCTCCGAAATCCTGATGCGACGGGCAGCGACCTCGCGGCCGCGCTCGACGTGTCGCGGGCGACGGTGAGCAACTACGCGAAGGACCTCGACGCCGCCGGACTGCTCTCACGCGAGGACGGCTACCGCGTCGAGTCGCCCGAGACGGTCATCACGCTCTTGCTTCGCTACGCGGACTCCTTCGGCGAGGACGCCGCGACGTTCGCCTCCGACGCCGACCGGTTCATCCGGTTCGACCCCTGA
- a CDS encoding DUF7123 family protein, whose amino-acid sequence MSATAAGTDLTDKQQRILQYLREEGQTKTYFKSRLIAEDLGFTAKEVGANMRAILGGEYDVAVEKWGYSSGTTWKVSV is encoded by the coding sequence ATGAGCGCCACTGCCGCGGGAACCGACCTCACCGACAAACAACAGCGCATCCTCCAGTATCTCCGCGAGGAGGGACAGACGAAGACCTACTTCAAATCGCGGCTCATCGCCGAGGACCTCGGCTTCACCGCGAAGGAAGTGGGGGCCAATATGCGCGCCATCCTCGGCGGCGAGTACGACGTCGCCGTCGAGAAGTGGGGCTACTCCTCGGGCACGACCTGGAAGGTCAGCGTCTGA